From Burkholderia savannae, a single genomic window includes:
- a CDS encoding lectin OAA family protein, whose product MAKTSKGFNNLQHVQNQWGGSSAQWHEGGMWVLGCRSGQNVVAIDIKSADGGRTLTGTMTYAGEGPIGFRATLTQCNTYNVENQWGGSSAPWHPGGTWIIGGRSNQNVVALKLESGDQGANLAGTMTYAGEGPIGFKSQQADGGVYAVENQWGGSTAPWHNGGVWVIGARDQAVVAVSIGSTDNGKTLNGNMTYAGEGPIGFKGNAVTGNNYAVENQWGGTSAPWHPGGVWLLGCRSGQNVVELYITSGDNGNTFHGTMTYSGEGPIGFRATALPQ is encoded by the coding sequence ATGGCAAAGACCAGCAAGGGCTTCAACAATCTGCAGCACGTACAGAATCAATGGGGCGGCTCGTCGGCCCAGTGGCATGAGGGTGGCATGTGGGTGCTCGGATGCCGTTCCGGTCAGAACGTCGTGGCGATCGACATCAAATCCGCTGATGGCGGAAGAACGCTCACCGGCACGATGACCTATGCCGGCGAAGGCCCGATCGGCTTCAGGGCGACGCTCACGCAATGCAATACGTACAACGTCGAAAATCAGTGGGGCGGAAGCTCCGCGCCCTGGCACCCGGGCGGCACGTGGATCATCGGCGGGCGCTCCAATCAGAACGTGGTGGCGCTCAAACTCGAATCCGGCGACCAGGGCGCGAATCTCGCGGGCACGATGACCTATGCGGGCGAAGGCCCGATCGGCTTCAAGAGCCAGCAGGCCGACGGCGGCGTGTACGCGGTCGAAAATCAATGGGGCGGCTCGACAGCGCCGTGGCACAACGGCGGCGTCTGGGTGATCGGCGCGCGTGACCAGGCCGTCGTCGCGGTGAGCATCGGCTCGACGGACAACGGCAAGACCCTGAACGGGAACATGACCTATGCCGGCGAGGGCCCGATCGGCTTCAAGGGGAATGCGGTCACGGGCAACAACTACGCGGTCGAGAATCAGTGGGGCGGCACGTCCGCTCCGTGGCATCCGGGCGGCGTCTGGCTGCTCGGCTGCCGCTCGGGCCAAAACGTCGTCGAGCTCTACATCACCTCCGGCGACAACGGCAACACGTTCCACGGCACCATGACCTACAGCGGCGAGGGCCCGATCGGCTTCCGCGCCACGGCATTGCCGCAATAA